Genomic segment of Kibdelosporangium phytohabitans:
TCGCTGTCGATCACCGCGCTGGTACCGAGGACGGTGTTGAACGCGACCGTGACGCGGTCGGGGCGGTCGTGCCCGGTGCTGGTCGGGCCGCTGTCGGCTTCGGAGCCTTTGCCGAAGACGATCGCGCGCTGCCCGGTCGCGGCGACGTAGTTGTTGACGATCTTGTGGTCGTTGCCGTGGAACCGGATTCCCGATTCGCCGAAGATGACGTTGCCCTCGACGGTGTTCCGGTTGCCGTGGCGCAGCACGATGTAGCCCTTGCTGTCACGGATGGTGTTGTAGCGCACTGTGGTTTCGGACGCCTTCACCGAGATCGCCTCGGGGTCACCGTTGGCCTTCTCGAACAGGTTGTACTCCACGAACCCGCCTGAGGAGTACGACTGCTTGTGGCTGTAGCCGAAACGGATCGACTCGCCGCCGTTCGCGCCGCCGAACGTGTGGTTGTAGAAGTAGTTGTGGTGGATCCTGGTGCGTTTGGCCACGTCGTCGCCTGGTCCCGCGACCTGCAGGAAAACTCCCGCGGTGCTGCGGTTCTGGAAGGTGTTGCGGTCGACCTCGACGTCGTCGCCGTTCACCGTGACCCAGTTGCCGTCGCCGCTGAGCTGCACGGTGTTGCGGGTCAGCCGGATGTGGTGCGCGTCGGCCGGGATCGACACGGAGCCGCTGTGCCGGAGGTTGAATCCTTGCAGCACAACGTTGTTCACGCCGTTCGCGAACGAGAACCCGGTCGAGCCGCGGATTTCCGCGCGGCCGGTGTTCGCCGCGGTCACCGTGACCGGTTTGCCCGTTGTGCCGGATCGCTTGATCTGGATCGCGCTCGTCGCGTTGTAGCTGCCGTCGGCCAGTTCGATCCGGTCGCCGGGGTTCGC
This window contains:
- a CDS encoding polysaccharide lyase 6 family protein codes for the protein MRHGPVVLTLLAGMVLLPGEAAAATIRVTSLPALQNALNSANPGDRIELADGSYNATSAIQIKRSGTTGKPVTVTAANTGRAEIRGSTGFSFANGVNNVVLQGFNLRHSGSVSIPADAHHIRLTRNTVQLSGDGNWVTVNGDDVEVDRNTFQNRSTAGVFLQVAGPGDDVAKRTRIHHNYFYNHTFGGANGGESIRFGYSHKQSYSSGGFVEYNLFEKANGDPEAISVKASETTVRYNTIRDSKGYIVLRHGNRNTVEGNVIFGESGIRFHGNDHKIVNNYVAATGQRAIVFGKGSEADSGPTSTGHDRPDRVTVAFNTVLGTSAVIDSDSGDFKPKDCVVANNVIVGTGGPLVDMADGSTVRYEGNIAWGGSAGMPNGYRSVDPKLVQDSHGISRLAAGSPAIDTAAGTYSSVTKDMDLQTRSGKYDVGADELGGSRKPLNKSDVGPSAP